Below is a genomic region from Deltaproteobacteria bacterium.
GACATTTTCGCCTTTGGCGTCGTGCTCTACGAAATCTCGACCGGAAAACTGCCGTTTCAGGGGCGATCGATTCCGGAGCTGATGAACGCGATCCTGAATAAAAGCCCGTCTCCGATCACGAAATTCCGGCCGGATTTGCCCGAGGCGTTTGCGAAGACGGTCATGCGGTGCCTGGAAAAGGACCCCGAAAGGCGCTTGCAGACGATGCTCGACGTGCTGATGTCGCTCGAAGGCAAGGCCGTAGAGACGCCCGAACCCGAGATGCCAACCGAGCTGATCGCCACGCGTCCGCCCGCCGGGGTCGAGCCCGTGGGCGATGTCACGCGCGCACTGAAGGACTGGGAGCTTCGCCGAGACGCGGCGCCCGATCACCCTGAAACGCGCGAGGCGTTCGAGAAGTACACCGGGCTCGCCGAGATGGAAGAACAGGCGATCGTCGCCGCGCGCGAGGCGCTGGACGCACGTGATCGCAAACGCGCCGAGAAAATTCTCGACGAGTTTCTGAAGGCGAACGCGTCGCGCCGCGTCGCGAAATTTCGCGAGGACCTCGACCTGTTCGAACTGGCGACCGATCGCCTGATCGAGCAGGCGAAACGACTCGAAGGCGAAGGGCAGGGGCCGCGCGCCATCGAACTCTACCGGCGCGTGCTCGAAAAGCACCCCGACCACCCCCGCGCGAAGGAGGCCATCGATCGCATCAACTCGGCGAAGCGTCGCGGGCGTGCGGTGCGCGCCGAGGGCGAACGCGGCGTCGTCGCGAACGTCCTCACATGGGGACTGCGAGCCGCGGTGGTGCTCGTCGTGCTGGCGATTTTTTTGCCCAAGTTTTCGCCGCGCGCCGGCAGTGCCATGTTCGAGACGCTCGGCGACGTGACGGGCGCGATCGGTCTAAAGGCGTCGCCGAAATTCGCGAGCGCATTCGACCTCTACGGTCGCGCTCTCAAGTACAAAAAGGAGGGCGAGAAAGACGCCCTGCGCGAGAAACAGCAGGCGATCGTGCGTCACTTCGTCGATCTCGGCGATCAAGCGATGACGCAGAACTTCACGCAACTCGCCGCGGACAATTACGCCGTCGCCGCACGGCTCGATCCGGACAACAAATCCGCGCAAAACAAGCTCAAACACGCGCAGGACGCCGCGATGAAGCCCTGATCCGTATGACAAACACCGGCTGTTTCTTCTTCAAATAACCGTGTATCACGTGGCCATGCCCATCCATCGGTTCGCCATCGCCGTGCTGGCCGCACTTGCGCTTTGCGCGCCGTGCGTCGTCCAAGCGCAGCCCGCGCCGATCCGAGCCATCGTGTACTTTGACAACGAATCGGGTGAAGGATTCGGGCTGAACTTCGCGAATCGGCTTTACAATCTGGTCGGTCACTTCACCACGGACATCGCCATGCGCGAGGTCGGCGCGTACGAGCCCGGCGACATGGCGGCCTTCGATTTCGCGCTTTACATGGGCTATGAGGACCGCCCCTTGCCCGAGGCGTTTCTCGCCGACGTCGATGCCGGGGTCGCGCGCGTGATGTGGGTATCGGGCAATTTCTTTCAGTGGACCGAATACGCCGGCGAGCACAACACGCAGGGCGTGTGGGGCGGGCAACTCGAGGACGACGCGCTCTTCGACCGCGTGGCGTACAAGGGGAGGAAGCTGCGACGCGCGGGCGATCTCGCGCGGTTTCAGCTTTCCGTCGATCCCGGCGCGCAGGTGCTCGCCGAGCTCGCGGCGGTCGATTCGAGCGCGAAGACGCCCTACGCCGCGTGCGGACCGACCCTGTGTTATCTGGCCGATAATCCATTTCCCGACGACTGGCGCGACGCGCGGTCCATCGTCTTCGCCGACCTGTTGCACGAGTTTTTCTACACGGGCGCGACGGAACATCGACGCGCACTCGTTCGCCTCGAAGACCTCGCGCCGGGCGTGTCGGACCTCGTCGCGCTCGACGATTGGACGGGCGAACTCGAAAGCCGGGGCGTGCCGTTCTCGATGGGCGTGGTGCCCGTCTTCGTGGACCCGAACGGCAAGTACTATCCCGCGGGCACGCGTTACACCTACGCCGAGGATGACGCGTTCTTCGACGCCGTCGAGCGGGCCCGCGCGCGCGGCGGATCGATCATCATGCACGGATATACGCATCAGCACGACGGCGGCGTGTCGCGCGAGGACTGGGAGTTCGTCGTGGACGGTTCCAACGTGCCGCTGCCCCAGGACGGCGATAGCTGGGCGAGAGGGCGCGTGGAATCGGGTCTCGCGCAGTTCGCGGCGCGCGGGCGGCGGCCTCGCGTGTGGGAAACGCCGCACTACGCCGCCTCGGCCGGCGACTACGCGGTCTTCGGCGAATACTTCGACGCGATCTACGAATCGCAGCTCGTCTTTTCGGCGCTCCCCGGCGGCGAACCGGCTTTCGGCGAATACCTCTCGCCGTCGACGCAGTTCATTCCGTTCGAGTTGCACGCCGGTTCCAACGGAGCGCCGGTCGTCCCCGAAAACCTCGGCTACTTCGACTTCACATCGCCCGGCGCGTCGGTGGACGACATGCTGCTGCGCACGGGCGAACTGACCGTGCTGCGCGACGCGGTGGCGTCGTTCTACTTCCACCACGACCTCGTGCCGCCGGACGACGTGCGCGAGATCCTCGACCGGCTCTCGGAACTCGGTTACGAGTTCGCGCCGCTCAGCGATTTCGTGCCCGGCGCGGACGACATCGAGATCGACCCGGTGCCGCTCCCCGACGAGGACGATGACGATGCGGCGGACGACGAGGACGATGACGCCGCCGCGTGTGGGTGCTGAGGAGGTGGAGCCCTCACCCCTGCCCCTCTCCCGCCTGGCGGGAGAGGGGAGGCGAGCAATGCGAGCCG
It encodes:
- a CDS encoding protein kinase, producing the protein MTDSTDRKPVPPGPPDVRHFGPVGPGTVLDGKYEIIRKVGEGGMGAVYEARELDPAMDRTVAVKVLPYDLMRRDPTLERRFRSEVRIATRMDHPNIIPIYNVGQHGPLPYFVMKYVKGKTLREMLPGTLGLEVDQLVSIAQQVGRALRHIHENGAIHRDIKANNIMVDAAGHATLMDFGISKSDDSTFVTASGEIMGTGPYLAPEQWDGKTDHRADIFAFGVVLYEISTGKLPFQGRSIPELMNAILNKSPSPITKFRPDLPEAFAKTVMRCLEKDPERRLQTMLDVLMSLEGKAVETPEPEMPTELIATRPPAGVEPVGDVTRALKDWELRRDAAPDHPETREAFEKYTGLAEMEEQAIVAAREALDARDRKRAEKILDEFLKANASRRVAKFREDLDLFELATDRLIEQAKRLEGEGQGPRAIELYRRVLEKHPDHPRAKEAIDRINSAKRRGRAVRAEGERGVVANVLTWGLRAAVVLVVLAIFLPKFSPRAGSAMFETLGDVTGAIGLKASPKFASAFDLYGRALKYKKEGEKDALREKQQAIVRHFVDLGDQAMTQNFTQLAADNYAVAARLDPDNKSAQNKLKHAQDAAMKP
- a CDS encoding DUF2334 domain-containing protein codes for the protein MAMPIHRFAIAVLAALALCAPCVVQAQPAPIRAIVYFDNESGEGFGLNFANRLYNLVGHFTTDIAMREVGAYEPGDMAAFDFALYMGYEDRPLPEAFLADVDAGVARVMWVSGNFFQWTEYAGEHNTQGVWGGQLEDDALFDRVAYKGRKLRRAGDLARFQLSVDPGAQVLAELAAVDSSAKTPYAACGPTLCYLADNPFPDDWRDARSIVFADLLHEFFYTGATEHRRALVRLEDLAPGVSDLVALDDWTGELESRGVPFSMGVVPVFVDPNGKYYPAGTRYTYAEDDAFFDAVERARARGGSIIMHGYTHQHDGGVSREDWEFVVDGSNVPLPQDGDSWARGRVESGLAQFAARGRRPRVWETPHYAASAGDYAVFGEYFDAIYESQLVFSALPGGEPAFGEYLSPSTQFIPFELHAGSNGAPVVPENLGYFDFTSPGASVDDMLLRTGELTVLRDAVASFYFHHDLVPPDDVREILDRLSELGYEFAPLSDFVPGADDIEIDPVPLPDEDDDDAADDEDDDAAACGC